The DNA window CGTTGCGGCGGAGCAGGCGCGGCTCGCGAGGGCCGTTGCGGCGGAGCAGGCGCGGCTCGCGAGCTGACGCGCCGTGCGGGGTGTCGCGAGCGGCTACCAGGCTCAGGCTGACTGCTCGCCGATGGGGTCTGCCTGGGATGCGAACTCCAGGACGGTGTCCGGGTCGCTGCGAGCTTCCTCAAGGATGTCCTGGGGGATTTCGCTGGGCCTGCCGGAGCCGATCCGGAGTGGGGAAGCCCCGTACACGGCCTCGATGCCGTTGAGGAACTTGCGGCGCAAGCGCAGGATACGGAAGAACGGGGTCATGGCCTCGCCCAGGAGCTCCAGGGTGAGGCCCTTGGAGCGGGCCACCTTCATCCTGACTGCGAGGTCGGCGATCGCGGCGGGAGCTGGTCCGACGGTGGCCTGGGCGGCGAGTTCGACGGTGGAGCCCTTCTCGCCCCCGGCGAGTACGGTGCCGTGTTCCGCTGTGACGAGGTGGCTCACTACGCACCACTCCTTGGGCCAGGTACCGGCCCAGTAGCGGCTGACCATCTCGGCGGCGAGCACGGGCTGGGATGCCAAGCGACTTTCGGTGAGGCCCCGGTAGGAGACCAGCACTGAATTGTCTCCCTTGAACTCGACGAGGGCGCCAGCCTGGGCGTCGGCGAGTGCGCTGAACACACCACCAGCCGTGTTTCCCACTGCCTTGAACGTGACATCGACCTGGCCCTTTGTGCGCCAGGACAGCTCGTCGCGTGTCTCGGGAGTCAGTGCCAATGAGGTGATCCCGTTCTCCTCCAGGGTGCTGATCGGTACAAGGCTGCCGGCACTCACAGTGCCTATGTCGCCCAGGCTGTGCCGGGTCGAGGGGTGCCATGTCACCCAGTACCCCTCGCCCCACAGGCCGGACAGCTCAGATATGAACGATCGCGCGATATCGGCCATCAGTCGACTCCGTAGTGCTGGAAGCAGTCGGTGTAGATGCTCGCGCCGAACGGCTTATCGCCGTACGGCAGATCGGTTGTGCCGAGGCGTGCGGACGCCTCGGCACGGGACATCGCCGCAAGCCGCGCTCGCGCGGTGGCGAGTGCGGCCGAAGGGGATGTGGTGTATGCCTCGTAGAAGGCGTGCATGAGTAGAGCCGCCGCTCCGTCGTGTGCGGGCCAAAGCGACGCCACCACGTTGCGTGCCCCCGCGATCAGGAACGCCCCAGGGAGGCTGGTGAACTCACTGGCTGCGTGCAGCCGGGGAAGTCCGGATTCGCAGGCCGCCAGTACGACCAGGGCACAGTGCGGGAGGTGGAGCCGACCCGCGATCTGGGCGGCGGTGAACAGCTCAAGCGCTTCCCCTTCGCCTGGCCGCGGCGCACCGAGCGGGTCGTGCTCCGGACCGGCCAAGACTTCGAGCCCGGAACGGTAGGGGCTTACTCCGTTGAAATGGCCGTGGCAGGCGAAGTGCACACGGCCCGTCGCAGACAGTGTGTCGATCAAGCATTGAGCTGAGGGGGTGCACGGCTGGTAACGAAGGTTGGCGGGCAGGTCGTACGTCGTGTGGCGAAGGGTCCTCGAAGGATCTGGGACCGAGACCCAGGGGCGGCGACCGTCGCGCGGTCGGGCCCTCATCAGGGGCAGTGCGCCCGGGGTGGGCAGGACGCTGACGGCGCAGCCAGGGAAGAGCGAGGCAAGCCGCCAGAAGGGAAGATGGAATAGCTCGTTCTCGGGGGTGACCAGCATCCGCGTGGGCGGCTCGGTGAGGACTTCCCCGGCCAGCTCGGCGATGGTGGATAGCAGCGCCGTGTCCAGTGCGGCCAGCGCCTGCTCGGCGGCGTTGGCCGTTTCATCCCGGTCGTCGGGATGCGTTCCTAGGAACTCTCTGCGGGTGCGCTGTAGGCGGCGAAGGAGCGCCTGACGTTCCTCCGTCGGCCAGGGAGCGAGCCGGGCCGTGGTCCGTCCTTCGCCGGTGAGACACGTGAAGGCGATGCCTTCCGGCACAGCCAGCAGATCGACCAGGGCTTCGCCGGGAGTGAGCGCGGCGGCCAGTTCGTTCGGGGGGACGGGGTTGGAGCTCACGGTGAGCCGGATCCCCGACCGCGCCGCCTGTTCCGTGAGGGCGGCCGCGCTTCGGTTGCGTTCGGCAATCGGTTCCGCGAGCGGCCGGTACTCGGCGGCGGCGAGCTGCAGGGCGGCCTCGGCGGCTCGCAGCCTGAGCATGCCGCGGACCAACGCGGGGTCGTCGTGGCCCTCGACCGCCGAGCCCACGCGCAGTGCCTCCGTCATCGTGGCGGCCCGGGCCCGCTGTCCTATCAGGAGCAAGGTGTCCGGCCGCGGTTCGAGGCCTGCAGGGTCGGCCCCGGCCGCAATCATCCACCGTCCGGGACGGTAGCTCACAGACGCGGCGAGTACGGTCACATCGTAGGCCTCGGCCAGGGCGACGCCGATGCTCTGGCGAAGTTCCGTCGAGGCGGTTCGCTTGCGGAGCTGTTCGCCCAGCTCAAGGGCGGGCTGGACCTCAGCAAGTGCCTCGTGGAGCCGATCCCGGCTGGTCAGATTCCGCGCCAGGTGCGAACGGAACAGGATTTCGCGCAGGTGGTCTCCATGCCGGCGAGCGGTGGCGATGGCAGCGCGGATGGAGAGCTCTGCCTGCAGGGGCTGGTCGGTCCTGGAATAGGCGAGTGCGAGGCCCATCCGCGCGTCCGCCTCGTAGGAGGGTTCGTGAAGCCGGCGAGCCTCCGCGATGCATGCCCGCAGCAGCGGGATGGCCTCGGCAGCACGCTCCGGATGACGGATGAGCGCTGACGCGCGGTGCCAGAGGTCGGGCTCACCCTCCCCGGCCGCATCGTTGTGCAGGTCGTGGCGCCAGTGCCGGGCCCAGTCGGTGTGGCCCGCGCTCTCGGCCTCTACGGCTGCCTGGTGCAGGATGCTCTGGCCGCGTGTGTGTTCACCGATCTGTTCCCAGGTGATCCCGATCTCACTGAGCGCGTACGCTGCCCAGGCCACGTCGCCCGCGGCAAGTGAGAGCGCACGGGCGTCCTCCAGTACGGCCAACGCCTCCTCGAACTCTCCGGCTTGGCGCGCGATGAGCCCGTGCCTGCGCGCAAAGGCGGCAGGGCTAACCATCGCCTGGGCATCCCGCTCGTCGACGAGGTCCCTGATTGGGCGCGCGGCGGTGATGGTTTCCAATGCGGTTTTCGCATGCCCCCGTCTGGCTGCAGCATCGGCTTTGTAGAGCAGTGCCATGCACAGATCGGCAGTGCTACCCTGCCGTTCGGCGTCGGAGACGACAGCCGAAACCTCCTGGTCGAACTCCTCGTATCTCTCCATTTCGTAAAGTACGTCGAGCCGCATTCGTCGAGCCAGCAAGTGCATTCTGGGGAATGCGTCGGTGTACTCTACGGCCTGGTCGAAGAAGGATCCGGCACGATGCGGAACATTGAGAATGAGGAGTTTCTGGGCGCCTGCGAGCAGAACCGCTGTCTGAAGGTGAGGACCGATGGGAGAGGCTGCACGCTCACCCAGCTCGATCATAGTTAGCAGGCGCATCACCGAGGATTCCAGATTCATACGGGCGATCAGGTCGAGCACCTGGGTGGCGCGCTGTTCGAGAAAGGCCGCTTCCGCAGCACCGGGAACCGCCTGAAAGAACCGGACCGCTTCTTCCCGCGATGCCTGACCGTCAAGCACTGCAGTGACCCACCGAATCACCTCATCCTTGTCACGCATGCTCCTCAGGCGTCCCCTCGTCGTCCAGATCCGCGATCTGCTGAGCCACGGATGCGGCGATGGCCGTGAAGTCCGCCGGCAGCGAGGCGAAGACCGATTGCCTCACCTCTTCAGGGTCGTCACCGAGCAGCTGGGCGAGCACTTGCAGGCTGTTCATCGTGTGTGCCATGCGCACCAGGACGACCTCGTCCATGAGGTCGAGGTGCTTGCCCGTCCAGGCCGAAGGCGGCGCCAGGCAGCAGATCCAAACCTGCGCCATGGCGTACTTCGGATCCGGGTAGAAGTAGTACGGCAGATAGGGCAGACGATCGGCGAGCTTTGTCACGTAGGCCCGCACCTCGGGAACCTCCCAGACCTCCCGAGGGTCGTGTTGCGGCACGTCGAAGCTGATGACCAGACTGCCCCGCATCTGTCTGAGCCGGACGATCTCATCGGGTCCCGAGCCGAGTGCGTGGTGCGAATAGCGCACGACGAACGGATAGATGTCGCAGGAGGCCAACAGTTCGGATGCGACCTCCAGGTGCTCGACCTCTGTCCTTCCCGCTGCCGGGCCGTCCGACTTGCAGACTGGGGCGGACAGGGCCGGAGCAGGTACGTCCACGCCGCTCGCCTCGAGTTCGTCCGCCACCCAGACCATTAGGGTGTCGTCCTCGAACTCGGCCCGGTACGCCCACGAGATCGCGATGGCGAACTGCGCATAGGCCTGCCACGTGCTGATCCGGTCCACCGCCATACCGACGTATGCACGGCATGCGGCGACACACTGCTCCGGTTCAGCCGATACGAGTTCGCGCAGCTTGCCCATCTCGATCCTGTGCTTGCCCTCCCCAGTGAGGACGGCAAGCCCCTCGATCTTGGCCTGGAAATCGACTGCCTTCCGCATCTGCTCACGTTCCGCGACGCTTTCCCGGTCTTCCCTGTTCTTGGACATTTGGCGCTCCCTGGAAGCGTTGCTATTTCCAGAATGCGCCCGCCGCCGCGACGTAGCACGTCCGGATGACCCGGTCAGGGCGAGGTGCTGGCTGGCTGTTCAACCTTTGCAGGGACAGAGATTGAACCGCAAACGGCTCTGGGGTGCGCGGCGATCCGTCCACCCTACGACCAACAGACCAGACGCAGCAGTCAGAGAGGCCCAGCGGGATATCGCATTGGACGAGGCGGGCGCGGTAGCGGGGCGAGGGCCCGTGCTTAGGTGTATTGCCCCGGGAGGTTGTGGCAAGGCGACGTCGATCAATACATCGGTCACGAGCCCGAATACGGCAACGACTAGGGCAGCAACAGCCCTGTTGCCGCCATGACGTCGGACCGCCTCTCCATGATACTCACGCACAGTGAACGTCCACCATCATGATCCGCAAACTAACCCTCTCAAGATCCGCAAACATGAATCCTTGACGCGCTTCTGACCTCCACGGTTCAGATCATGATCCGCAAACTAAAGTCCTCGGTCACATCCGCATAGCCGACAAGGAGCCCTGTGGGATCTCAAATCCCGTGTCGGAATCTCACGGCCAATGTCGGATCGACGTCGGAAACCACACCGGCCGTGAGACCGCCCGCTGCCCCGTCGCATCCCAGTTGGCGGATTCTCGCGGGGTCCCAGCCGTGCTGGCGGATTCTCATGTCATCGCGCTCAGAGCGGCGCCGCACCGGATGCGTCCGGCCTGTACTGCGGGGGCGAGGTCGGTCGAGACGTTTAAGATCGGCGCGGCGTCACTGGGGTGCCAGAGGCCGCGCTCCAGTCCGGCCGACCGACCGGTAGGGGCTGTGTATGGAGAGAAAGCGGACGTCGAGGTCGGTCTCCAGGTAGTCCATGCGCCGCTCCCAGAAGGCTTGCATGTGGGGGAGGGCAAGGTGGGCGTCGAGATCGGCCTGGGAGCGCCAGGCCTCGTAGAAGACGAAGACTCCGGGGTCATTGCGATCTTCGTGGAAGTGGTACTCCAGGCAGCCGGACTCCTGCCGGGTCGGCTCGACGAACGAGAGCAGAAGCTGCTTCAGCTCCTCGGCACGTTCGGGTTTGGGGCGAGCGGTGCCGACGAGTGCGAATGGCTGAGTCATGCAGGGTTCTCTCCCTGATAGGTACAATCAATCTCGTACCTGCCGGACGCTACCGAACTCATAGGTACGATGCAATCCGTACCTGAATGGAGGTGTCCCGAATGCCCGACGGTGAAGGCCACCCGAACGTCGAGGAGATCGAGCTCGGCCCGGTCCTCTCCGCGCTGGCAGATCCGCTGCGCCGCCGAGTGGTGCGTGAGCTGGCAGCCGGACCCGACGGCGCGGCCAGGACGTGCAGCTCCTTCGGGCTGCCGGTCTCCAAGGCGACCGTCACACACCACTTCCGTGCACTGCGCGAGGCCGGGTTGATCCGGCAGGTCGACCGGGGCAACAGCCGGATGGCCAGCCTGCGCCGGGCCGACATCGAGCAGCGGTTTCCTGGACTGCTGGGCATCGTGGCAGCCGAGCCGGAGGAGTGAGCTCAGGGGCGGGACAGTCCCGTTCACACCAGCGCCCTGACCCACGCTCGCGTTGACGCCGCGCCCACGGCAGACGCGACTTCCGTGAAAGCCAGGCCGATTGAGAACGTCCGGAGCCCGGATTCTCAAACCGTCTGGCAACACCGCAGGTCAAAACCCTTTCATGTGTCACGTGCGTTGCGACAGGACACCCACAGCTGCGTCATGGGCGACAGCCTCCACCGCGACGGGTCCGAAGGAGCGCTTCTTCCGGTGGGCCGGTGGGCCAGGCGCCGATTGGGCTGGAACACGGAGAGAGCAGCGGCGCCGACACCCCGGCCGCATCCTGCGGCGGCCAACCCAGCCCTGCGATGGGCCCGATCCCGCCACGGGGTAACAGCGCCTCAAGTACTGGTGCCGGACCCCGGTCAGTAGCCCCCGGAGGGCTACCGGCGGTTGCAGCGGTCCAGCACCGTGTCCTGAGCCCCCGCTGCCCCGCTTCCGAGCCGAGGACTACCGTGCCCACCCCTGCCCTGAATGCCACCGCGCCACACCCAGCCGCCGCAACAACCGTTCTCTCGCACGCTGAGACCCAGACCCTCACCCGCCCCGCGACGCTCGACGACTTCGACGCGGTGAACGCGCTCCATGAACGCTGCTCACTTCAGACGCGCTTCGCCCGCTACCAAGCCGCCCGGCGAGCACTGCGCCTCGCCGAGTTCCATCACCTGACCCGCCCTGACAGCAGCCTCACCTGGGTCACCTATCCCGAGGACGACCCACACCAGCTCGTCGCGACCACCAACCTGGTCCGCACGACGGAGGCCTGCGCGGCCGAGCTCGGCATCATGATCGAGGACGCCTGGCAGAGCCGGGGCCTGGGCACCTCACTGGTGCAGTACGCCCGCAGGCAAGCCCGCGCCTTCGGCTGCTCCTCGATGGTCGTCATGACCGGCTCGGACAACGTGCGGATGCTTAAGATCATGAGGACGCTCGGTGCCGCCCCGCCGGCCATTCACAGTTCGACCGTCGACCTCGCGGTCCCCGTCGGGTAGCCCGATGGACCTCACCGCGCCAGCAGAGCCTCTGCACCTGTCCCGGCCGGACGGCGCGCGCCTCGCCGTCTACCGGCGAGAGCCGAGCGCCGCCGCGACGTGACGCTGATCCTGGCGCACGACTGGTCGGCCTCCGCCGCCGTGTGGGACGACGTGATCCGCCACCTTCCGGCAGACGACCGGATGCGCGTGCTCACCTTCGACCAGCGCTCCTGGCCGACGACCTGCAAGCCGTGCTGAGCGCATCCAGCCCGGATACCCCGGCCATCGTGGCCGCGCACTCGATGGGGTCGATCGCGCGTTCCCTATTGAATCAGCGCGTTGAAGCTGATCAAGAGGGGTGCGCGGCTCGTGAGTTGGCGGGTCTTTTGGGTACCGCAGGACGCGGCGCGGGGCGGACTATCGCTGGCGTCGGTCGACGGCTGGGAAGCCTGCCGGAGCGTGAGCGCGCCGTGGGTGTTCGGGCAGGGGATGCGATTTCCCTGACGCCGGACTACAGGGTGGATGGGCGGACGCACCTATCCGGGCGTCACTCCGCGAAGCGCGGCCGGGCGGCTGTCCTCACGGCGCGAGCGCTGGAAGGATGCAGCCCATGCAGACTGATCAAACAGACACCGTGGCGCGCTTCCTCCGGGCACTGAGCCCGGCAAACCGGGATGACGTCCAGCGGTTGCCGCGCGAGAAGCAGGAGCAGATGGCCGAGGCGTGGGAGCGCTATCTCCAGGATGACGCTTCTCTGCTGACGCTCAGCGAGCTCGACCCTGCCGCCGCCGAGCACCGGGCGGCGGAAAACGTCATCCAGGACCTCCTCTGACCATCACTCCGACTAGGTCGTTCCTTCGGATCACCGCGCTGACCAGATGAAGAGGGCGGCGAGGTGGAGTCCGACCTGGTAGGTAGTCTCCTCCGATTTCTTAACATGCTGACTTGACAGGGAAGGCCGTACTGATGGGCGCCGCAAGAGGCAGCCGCACCACGCCCGTGGCGCTCGCGGGCTTGCTGCTGGTGAGCGCCAGCAGCGGCGAGATCGCCCTGCGCCTCGAAGGACATCCGCCACTGGCCCGTGTCGTGGGCAGCGCGCGCACCGCCATCGCCGAAGCCTGCACCCGTGCTCCGCGCTCCACGCGCTTCCTGCGAGATCATCTGTCTCCCTCGGCAGCACCGCGGCCAGCCACCGACGTGGCGGCCGCCTGGTTCCGCGCGATCTTGGACTTCGACGTCTCGGGCCGCCTCGCCGCACTGGAAGACACACCTGTCCATCTGGTCACGGGCGCCCAAGACCGGGTCATCCCACACATGCCGACTTGCCGCCGAGCTCTCCCACGCCCGCGTTTATGTGGTCGAAGGCGCCACCCACCGGGTCCCCAGCGAGCAACCTGCCCTTCTGGCTTCACTGCTGCAAGACCTGGTTGAGCGCACCCGCGCCCAGCAGCACGCCCCGTCCCGCGACGCCGACGGCATCCTGCTGGCCGCCGCCCACCTGCTGTTCACCAAGCGCGGGACGCTCGGGCGCAGCGGACGACTCACGCGGATCGAGACCTGGCCCGCCCGCCGCGCCGCCCCGCCGACACGCGTGGAGCGCGGGACGCACTGATCGATACGAGGCAGTAGTGTCATGTTCGGTTAATCGGGGAGGGAGTTGTGAGTCATCTCATGCGCATCTCAACGTCCGGGACACGACGCTGGATCCTGGCCAGCGCTCTGTGCGGCGTACTGATCACAGGGTGCAGCAGCGGCAGCGGCAGCGGCAGCGGGGGAGGCGACGGCGACGCGAAGTCGAGGGCCAAGCCGGCGGCGGAACCCAAGCCTCTCGCGGAAGGCGCTCTGCGCCCCCTGCTGCTGTCTCAGGCCGACCTCGGATCGGGTTACGTCCAGGTCCAGGAGGAGCCCGACAGCGGGAAGTTCGACGACATCTCGGTCCAGGGCTGCCCCGCGCTGGAGAAAATGGGGCAGGACGGCGACGAGAACATGTTCGCCGCGAAGGCGGAGACCAGCTTCACCTACGACACGGACGCCACGCTCGGCGAGGAACTGCACAGTGACCGCCCCTCAATGCTCTCCACCAAGCTGCGCGAACTGTTCGGCGCCTACACGTCGTGCCCCACCTACACGATGACGGCGGGCACCACTCCCATCGAGGTGAAGGTCGTCAAGTCCGCCGCCCCGGAGCTCGGAGACGAACAGTTCGCCTACACGTCGACGATGGAACTGCCCTCGGGGGCGCAGGTGCTCAAGACGATGGCGGTCCGCAAGGGCAATGTGGCGGTGATGCTGGTGGGCGCACCCGCCCTGGTGGACCGCCACATGAAGACGGCCGTCGGCAAGCTCCCCACGGGCAGCTGACCGCGCCCGGCGCCGAGGTGAAATTCTCAGCGAGACATGGCACTTTCCAGCGAGAGCTGGCACCAGGCTCAAGCTGTCGCGAGTGCGGGAACCGAGTTCTCGGTGGTCGACAAAGCATGGTCAGATCTGCACAAGAACCTGGTGACGCAGTCACGCCGGAGCATTCCGCAGGCCGCCGCACTGGCCGAGACCCTTCAGTGGGGTGACGCGCACGAACTGAAGCGCCGGCGCGACGACGCCGTGCATGCCTCATGGTGGAACGCGGACGGTGTGGGCGTCGTACGGTGCCGCTTCTTCAGGAAGCAGGACGGCGCCAACCTCATTTGCACCTTCGAGGATCTCGAGCAGGACGCGACGCTGCTCTTCGAGTACGCCGAGAAGCTCGATCTGACGCGGGGCAGACTGGCCGCAGGGCAGATTCCTGCGCCGGGGCGCGTGACTCCTCCCTGTTGTCATTCGAACGAGATTCCTCGCTGCGTCGGTTCCCAGCAACGAGGCGCCCGCTGCGACTCCCCGTACAGTTCCGATCTGCCCCTGCATCCCGTCTCGGGGACTCCGAC is part of the Streptomyces agglomeratus genome and encodes:
- a CDS encoding CHAT domain-containing protein codes for the protein MRDKDEVIRWVTAVLDGQASREEAVRFFQAVPGAAEAAFLEQRATQVLDLIARMNLESSVMRLLTMIELGERAASPIGPHLQTAVLLAGAQKLLILNVPHRAGSFFDQAVEYTDAFPRMHLLARRMRLDVLYEMERYEEFDQEVSAVVSDAERQGSTADLCMALLYKADAAARRGHAKTALETITAARPIRDLVDERDAQAMVSPAAFARRHGLIARQAGEFEEALAVLEDARALSLAAGDVAWAAYALSEIGITWEQIGEHTRGQSILHQAAVEAESAGHTDWARHWRHDLHNDAAGEGEPDLWHRASALIRHPERAAEAIPLLRACIAEARRLHEPSYEADARMGLALAYSRTDQPLQAELSIRAAIATARRHGDHLREILFRSHLARNLTSRDRLHEALAEVQPALELGEQLRKRTASTELRQSIGVALAEAYDVTVLAASVSYRPGRWMIAAGADPAGLEPRPDTLLLIGQRARAATMTEALRVGSAVEGHDDPALVRGMLRLRAAEAALQLAAAEYRPLAEPIAERNRSAAALTEQAARSGIRLTVSSNPVPPNELAAALTPGEALVDLLAVPEGIAFTCLTGEGRTTARLAPWPTEERQALLRRLQRTRREFLGTHPDDRDETANAAEQALAALDTALLSTIAELAGEVLTEPPTRMLVTPENELFHLPFWRLASLFPGCAVSVLPTPGALPLMRARPRDGRRPWVSVPDPSRTLRHTTYDLPANLRYQPCTPSAQCLIDTLSATGRVHFACHGHFNGVSPYRSGLEVLAGPEHDPLGAPRPGEGEALELFTAAQIAGRLHLPHCALVVLAACESGLPRLHAASEFTSLPGAFLIAGARNVVASLWPAHDGAAALLMHAFYEAYTTSPSAALATARARLAAMSRAEASARLGTTDLPYGDKPFGASIYTDCFQHYGVD
- a CDS encoding putative quinol monooxygenase, with protein sequence MTQPFALVGTARPKPERAEELKQLLLSFVEPTRQESGCLEYHFHEDRNDPGVFVFYEAWRSQADLDAHLALPHMQAFWERRMDYLETDLDVRFLSIHSPYRSVGRTGARPLAPQ
- a CDS encoding ArsR/SmtB family transcription factor, whose product is MPDGEGHPNVEEIELGPVLSALADPLRRRVVRELAAGPDGAARTCSSFGLPVSKATVTHHFRALREAGLIRQVDRGNSRMASLRRADIEQRFPGLLGIVAAEPEE
- a CDS encoding GNAT family N-acetyltransferase encodes the protein MPTPALNATAPHPAAATTVLSHAETQTLTRPATLDDFDAVNALHERCSLQTRFARYQAARRALRLAEFHHLTRPDSSLTWVTYPEDDPHQLVATTNLVRTTEACAAELGIMIEDAWQSRGLGTSLVQYARRQARAFGCSSMVVMTGSDNVRMLKIMRTLGAAPPAIHSSTVDLAVPVG